The Anaerolineae bacterium region CCTTGATGCAGATCTCCCCAGGCGGCCCGGGCAGGATAAGGGTTGAGGTTGGCGCGGATGAAGTCCAGCAGGTCCCGCGCTTCGCTTTGGCGGATACCCAGGCGGCGGGCCAGTTCACTGACGCGGCTGGGTTGCAGCAGGTTCAGCCCCAATTGCACCGCCTCGCTGGCTTTGGGGGGTACCGGATGCTGGATCTCGGCCAGCAGGCGCAGTTGGATGAGCATGGCCTCCTGCGGTGAGGCGGCGCCCACCCCCGGCGGGTCCGCTTGTTGGATCAGTCGCAATACCTGCCGCACCTGTCGCAGGGAGGCCCGGGTGTGCAGGGCTGCTTCGGCCGGTGAAAGGGTCAGCAGGCCGTCGTCGTCCAGGTGGGTGAGCAAATAGGCGGCGATGGGGCGCTCGTCTGGACGCAGTTCCGGCGCAATCTGGCGCAGCACATACTCCGCCAGGGTGGTGCTTTGGGCGAAAAAGGTCTCTTCGGGCAAGAGGCGATCTTCGACCTCGGTGGGCGTGGGCGGCGGCGGGCGAAAGTCGGCGGGATCGGCCAGAAAGACGATGGGCTCCAGGGCGTCGCGCCCCAAGGGCGGATGACAAAGGGGACATGGCCCCTCGGCGGGGAGGCGACGGCCACAAGAGGGGCAGCGCCTTTCCGGCGCGATTTCCAGCGAGGGGTGTTGTGCCAGGGCGGTTTCCACCTCGGCGGTCAGGTCATCCAGGGAAAGGGAGAGCAAATGCATGGTCTGGGCAAGGACCACCGAGACCTTTTGGGTGACTTTGGTGCCGACCTGAGGGGTTAAGCGCTGCCGGAGTTCCATGGTCAGGGTATCCTGGGATGAAGGATAAGGGGTCGAAAGCCGCGGTGCAAGGTTCATGCCAGCCCCTTGGAACTCAGGTCAGCATACCTTGCCGCACGGCTTCGGGTAGGGTGGGGAGGGCCTGGATTTCAGGATCGTACCAGGCCAGTAGGACGGGAGGCCCCTGCCAGGCCTCGCCCGGTGCGAGGGTGACCTCAGGATAGAACACCAGCCGTAGCCCCGGAGCGAAGGGGTTGTTCTGCACCCACCACTTGGCCTGAAGGGCCTTCTGGGTGATGAGGAGCAGGGCGCGGTTCTCTGCGGGGATGTGGAGCGTTTGAAGCGTGAGCGGCGCGGAGGGCCAGTATGGCGGCGTGGGCGGCCTGGCTGCGGCCTGCCACCAGGCGTGTAGTGGCTTCGCGAGGGTCTCTACGGTGAAGGAGGCAGCCTGAAAAGGGCGGGCGCTCTCGCTCAGGCGCAGGCTGCCGAAGCGTTCGGTCAGGTTGTAGTAAGCGCTGGGCGAGATGGGGCGGGAAAGAAGCCGGAAAATGTGAAAACGCGCCGGGAAAAGGTCGAGCAGGCCCTTGCGGGGCAGGTTGTGGCTGTCAGGGCCCAGGGCCAGCGGAGCGTAACGCCGCAGGGTCACCGGGAGGCGCGAGAGGTTGTGCACGGTGCTTTGCCAGAGGAGCAACGGTGCCTTCTGGTGCAGGGCGAAACTGAGGAGCCAGAGCAGGTTTCCCTCCACACGCCCTTTGCCCGAAGGGAGCATGAGGTAAGCCTGGGCTGCCAGAAGCCCTCGCTGCCAGTCGTTCTCTGCGGTGGGGACGCGATGCCAGGCCAGGCGGTCGGGATGGAGCGTGGCCAGTACTTTGCCGTGGCTGGCGCGGTGGCTCAGGGTCAGGCGCAGCCGCGCCCCTTCGATTTGGGGCAGGTGAGTCATGCGGGGGAGCAAGGAAAACAGGGGGACGGACGGATCCCCCAAATCCGGTTGCCCCTGGTCCAACAGGGTTTGGAACTCCCAGAAGGGGTTGGTCAGTTTGCCAACGGGTTTCCAGCGAGATCCGGTCATCAGGTGCCTTTCTCAGAGGTCAGGTGTGGGCCCAAAGGTATTCCAGGGCCGGAAGCAAGTCGGCGATGGAAGGGCGACGGTGGCCGCGCATGGCCATTTGGCGCTGCAAGCCGTGGAGGAACGCCTCGCGGACGGCTGGCCAGGGCGTGTGTGGCTTGGGCCAGCCCAGGGCCAAGGCGGCTTGCGATGCGGCGGGGTCCAGCCCGCCGTGGACGCCCGACAAAGGAGGGCCAAAGTAGAAACCTTCCTGCCCTTTGGGGAGAATTAGGATATCCGGGCTCAGAGGGCCCTGTAAGCCGTTCAGACGGGCTATGGGGTCCACCCAGTGCTTGGGGAGAGGGGCTTCGTGGAGGAGAAGAGGGTCGGCTTCGGGCTCTGGGGGGAGCCAGGCGTACCCCGCCTGCCAGCCGTCTCGCTCCACCGAGCGCACGAGAACCGCCTCCACGGCGCCCTGAAGCGCAGGGGTGGGGCTTCCCCGGTGGTGGGAGCGCCAGACCAGCCGGGCCAGGGGCCGGACCTGTTGGGCAAAATCCGGCGGCTGGCTCCATTCGGCCCTGGGGCGGCGGAGGTAAATCCCGGCCATGCCGCCGTTGAGCGCCAGGACGGCGTCGCAGTGGGTCCCTTCGCCGGGGTGGTCGAGCACATCCAGCCCCAAGGCATCGAAAAGGCCAGCCAGTTCGCGCTCGGTGGGCCAGCGCAGCCGCAGGGAGTGGGCGTCGTCGGCGGGAACCGGGGTTTGACCATGGTCGGCCGCCAACACCCAGAAGGGCGCGGCGGCGTTGGGCCCGGAAGCGGCGGCGACGGTCTGCTGCAGGTCGCCGAGGAGGGGGTCGAGCACCCGGCTCAAATAGGCTTTTTGGGCCTGAGGCCCGTGATGGTGGCTTTCGTGGTCCAGGCCGATGAGGTACACCGTTAGGATGTGGGGTAAGGGGTGCGCCTTCAGGTAGGCTTTGACACGGGCGATGATGTGCCGGTCCACTTCGGAGGGCTGGCTGCCTAAGGGGGCCTGAGCGAAGTGCAGGCGGGCCAAAAGAGTCGTGGGGAGCGGCTCCCAGACATCGGCCCCATTGGCGTTCATGTGGCCGAAGACGGCCGAGGTCCACCCCCAGGCGGCAAAGCGCTCGTAGAGCGTGCGGGCCCCCAGGCATTGGTTGGCCAGCCCCTGGGTGAACACGGCCAAGGCGTCGTCGATTTGCAGCGTTTCGCCCACATCGAAGGCGAACCAGCGCGGTTTGCCGCGGTTGTGCACGCCGAAACGGTCGAAGAACTGATTGCCGGGGATGTCGTGGGCGTTGGGCGGAGCGCCGGTGATCAGAGAGGCCTGGGCGGCGAAGGTCACGCTGGGAGCGGTAGAGGTTAGCGCGCCCAGGTAGCCGTGCTGCAAATCTGGACCTAGCAAGCCCTGGAGGTGTGGCGTCTGGCCTTCGGCCACGGCTTCTTGCAGCACATCGGCCCTCAGGCCGTCGATGAGCACCAGAATCAACGCGGAGGGCGGCATCAGGTTTCCTTGACCAGGATAGCCCGCGCCGGGGCACCTTCGGCCCCTTGAAGGCGCAAGGGCAGGCAATATAAGGTGTAGCGCCCGGGAGGCACCTCGTTGAGGTAAAGGCCTTCGATGAGGACCACGCCAGCGCTGAGCAGGATGCGGTGGGTGGGGACGGGATCTTCGAAGGGCGCTACCGACAGGTAATCGATGCCCACTACGCGCACGCCGTGGGTGACCAGCCACTCGGCGCCGTCGGGGGTGATGGCCACGTAATCGCGGCGGAAGGCCGGTTCACGCCAAAGACTGGCGTTGCGTGTTTTGAAGAGCAGGCGTTGCGCATCGGCGGGGATGGCGGCCTGGGTCAGTACCTCAGCGGTGATGGCATTGACGTGGGTGAGGCTGATCACCTCGGCCGGGCCGATGAGTTGCTCCAGGGGGATGGCGTCCACGGGGGCTCCGTCGGCGAGGAAGTGCAGCGGGGCGTCGATGTGGGTGCCCACATGCACGCCGGCGGCGAAGCGGGTGAGGTTGGCTTCGGCGCCCTGCTCCATGCTTTGGTAGCGTTCCAGCATGGGGGCGGGGTCACCGGGCCAGACGGGGAGGCGTGGGCTCACGGGGACGGAAATGTCATAGATGAGGGACATGGGAAGGCTCTCCGTAGGAGGGTGGTTGGTAAAAAACGAGGATTTCGCGTAGCCATGAAGGCTCGCCCGATGCATCTCACCAAGGTATTTTACCGCAGGAAGCGCCAGCCCCACTATCAGTCATATACGCCCATCCACTCGCCCTGAGCCAGAAGGTAACCGCTCACAGCCTGTTGCACCTGCGGCCAAGTTGCCCCTGCGGGCAGAGATAAAACAGCATCCAGCAGGGGCCGTCATAGCCGGTGCGCTGCCAACTGTTGCGACCGGGCGTACCCACGCCGGACACGCCTTCGGGCAAGGCCTGCTGCGAGGGCGGTATGTCGTACACTAGCCAGTGGATCCAGGTACCTATGGGGCGTCGAGGTCTTCCACCAACAACACCAGAGAGCGGGTCTCCAGCGGCGGCGTGCCCCAGGAAAGGGGCGGGGAGATGTCCTGGCCATCGCAGGTGTAACGCACAGGGATGGGGTCGCCATAGGCGAAGGCCGGACTGGTCAGCGCCAGGGTGGGCGCGGACGGCGTTGCCGCCGTGGGCGCGGCGCTGGTTTGTTGCGGGGTAGAAGGGCGGCAGGAGACGAGCACAACGAGTGCAAAGAAAGGCAACAGCGTCAGCATCCGTACGATGAAATGACCCCTTTTGCGCATCTTCGGCCTTCAACGCATGCACTCGTGTTATCATTGCCATTGTACACCAAGCGCGAAGAGAACACACCATGGACAAACCTTCTTCCGGTCAAGCCGCATTTGCCCTTTTGCTGGGGGCCCTGGCGCTGTTTGGCGTGCTCTGGGGGAGCCAGCGCCCCACGCCAGCCTGGGCCAACAGTTGTCCGCAGGAACTCATTCAGCGGGTGAACGCTTTGCGAGCCCAGAACGGCCTGCCGCCGTATCGTGTGGACCCTATCCTCATGGCGGTGGCTCAGGCCCACAGCGAATACCAGGCGTCCATTCGGCAGGGGACGCACATCGGGCCCAACGGCGACCATCCCCGCGATCGGGTGCGGGCGGCGGGATACGGCGGCGAGGCCGCCGTTTTCGTCTCGGAGAATATTGCCTGGGGCACTTCGTCTTATGTCAGCCCAGCATGGGCTGTGCAAATCTGGACCGAAGACGCGCCTCACTTGCACACCATGCTGGGCGAAAATTACCGCGATGTGGGGGCCGGGTGCGCCGAGGGCGGGGGAAAGACCTACTTTACCCTCGACGCAGCGTATTACATCGGCGAACCGCAGCCAACGGGCGAAGGGAACGGCGAGGTCGCGACGCCCGTGCCGCCAGCCCCCACGGCGGAGCCGGTGATCGTCGCCACCCCCAACGCCGACGGCGCCGTGATTCATGCGGTGGGCCAAGGGCAGACTTTGCTGCAAATCGCCCTGGCGTATGGCGTGCCCCTGGAAGAAATCCTGCGGCTCAATGGACTCACCGAGAGCAGCATCATTTACCCGGGCCAGAAAATCGTCATTCGCGCCGGGGCATCCCCTACGCCTACGGTTTCCCCATCTCCAACGCTCAGACCCACCTCCACGCACACCCCTTCCCCCTCACCAACAGTTAGCCCAACCATGGAGGCCCTGTCCTCAACCCCCTCTGCTGCCCCTCCTACACCCACGCCTTCTCCTGCATCGAAGAAGGACGGCGAAGCTTCGGCGGGGAGCCATCTCCTGCTCTGGGGATTGGCCGGTGCTTTGCTGGCGGGTGCTCTAGCCTATGGCTTGATGGCCGTGCTGGCCCGTTTGGAAGGGGAATGATTTGTTGGGGCGGCAAGGGGGAAAAACAAAACCGGATCCAGTGCTGGATCCGGTGACGGTTCATTCCGGGGACAGATCATTGCCCGGGGGCGCTCCCCCTTCGGGTTCGCCCGATTCGACCAACAGAGGGGTCAGCGCGTCGTCGAGGGAGATCTTTTCCTGGCGGACGCCGGGCACCGGGGTGGCGCAGTAAGGACAGATTTCCCAGGGCAATTCCATCAACTTCCCGCAGTGATGGCATACCTTTTTCAACCTGGTCTGACAGTGGGGACAGATAATCCAATCGGCCTGGGTGCGCCGTCCGCAACCGGGGCAGCGGGAGGTCTCCTCCACGGCCTGCAAAAGCGCTTCCTCCTCTAAGGCACGTTGGTATTCCTCTTCCAGGGTGTGCGGCGGGCGGAGGATGAGATAAACGACAAAACCTGGCAGAAAGAGCACGGCCACCAGCAACACGGCCAGGATACGCAACAAGGGATCTGAGCCTCGGTTGCGGATGTCGCGATAGGTCCAGAAAATCAGGCTGAGCCAAAGGGCCACCAGGAAGGCCCCGCTCCAGGCGGTGAGCACGATCAGGGCCGTGCGCAGGAAAGTGGGATTGGTGGGCATCGTAACCTCAACAGACGACCTGAACTTGACCTGTTAGGATTTTATCATACCGCAGAAACATGATACAATCACCAAAAACATCCCCGCGGAGGCCGTATGGAGCATTTGTGGTCACCCTGGCGTATGGAGTACATTGAAAACCACAAACGCGATGCCGTATGCGTGTTTTGCTGGGCCCCGGGTCAGGAGGATGGGCCGGAGAATTTGATCGTGCACCGGGGCCGGTTGAACTATGTTATTCTCAATCGCTTCCCTTACACCAATGGACATTTGATGATCGTGCCCTATGAGCACCAGGCTCAACTGGAGTCCCTGGCCCCTGAGGTGCGGGCAGAGATGATGGAACTGACCGTCCAGGCGGTGCAGGTGCTCAAAACCGTCTATCATCCCCAGGCCTTCAACTTAGGGATGAACCTGGGTGTGGCGGCGGGCGCCGGCATAGCCGATCATCTCCATATGCA contains the following coding sequences:
- a CDS encoding alkaline phosphatase family protein is translated as MPPSALILVLIDGLRADVLQEAVAEGQTPHLQGLLGPDLQHGYLGALTSTAPSVTFAAQASLITGAPPNAHDIPGNQFFDRFGVHNRGKPRWFAFDVGETLQIDDALAVFTQGLANQCLGARTLYERFAAWGWTSAVFGHMNANGADVWEPLPTTLLARLHFAQAPLGSQPSEVDRHIIARVKAYLKAHPLPHILTVYLIGLDHESHHHGPQAQKAYLSRVLDPLLGDLQQTVAAASGPNAAAPFWVLAADHGQTPVPADDAHSLRLRWPTERELAGLFDALGLDVLDHPGEGTHCDAVLALNGGMAGIYLRRPRAEWSQPPDFAQQVRPLARLVWRSHHRGSPTPALQGAVEAVLVRSVERDGWQAGYAWLPPEPEADPLLLHEAPLPKHWVDPIARLNGLQGPLSPDILILPKGQEGFYFGPPLSGVHGGLDPAASQAALALGWPKPHTPWPAVREAFLHGLQRQMAMRGHRRPSIADLLPALEYLWAHT
- a CDS encoding cyclase family protein; translation: MSLIYDISVPVSPRLPVWPGDPAPMLERYQSMEQGAEANLTRFAAGVHVGTHIDAPLHFLADGAPVDAIPLEQLIGPAEVISLTHVNAITAEVLTQAAIPADAQRLLFKTRNASLWREPAFRRDYVAITPDGAEWLVTHGVRVVGIDYLSVAPFEDPVPTHRILLSAGVVLIEGLYLNEVPPGRYTLYCLPLRLQGAEGAPARAILVKET
- a CDS encoding LysM peptidoglycan-binding domain-containing protein — encoded protein: MDKPSSGQAAFALLLGALALFGVLWGSQRPTPAWANSCPQELIQRVNALRAQNGLPPYRVDPILMAVAQAHSEYQASIRQGTHIGPNGDHPRDRVRAAGYGGEAAVFVSENIAWGTSSYVSPAWAVQIWTEDAPHLHTMLGENYRDVGAGCAEGGGKTYFTLDAAYYIGEPQPTGEGNGEVATPVPPAPTAEPVIVATPNADGAVIHAVGQGQTLLQIALAYGVPLEEILRLNGLTESSIIYPGQKIVIRAGASPTPTVSPSPTLRPTSTHTPSPSPTVSPTMEALSSTPSAAPPTPTPSPASKKDGEASAGSHLLLWGLAGALLAGALAYGLMAVLARLEGE
- a CDS encoding zinc ribbon domain-containing protein; protein product: MPTNPTFLRTALIVLTAWSGAFLVALWLSLIFWTYRDIRNRGSDPLLRILAVLLVAVLFLPGFVVYLILRPPHTLEEEYQRALEEEALLQAVEETSRCPGCGRRTQADWIICPHCQTRLKKVCHHCGKLMELPWEICPYCATPVPGVRQEKISLDDALTPLLVESGEPEGGAPPGNDLSPE
- a CDS encoding HIT domain-containing protein; the encoded protein is MEHLWSPWRMEYIENHKRDAVCVFCWAPGQEDGPENLIVHRGRLNYVILNRFPYTNGHLMIVPYEHQAQLESLAPEVRAEMMELTVQAVQVLKTVYHPQAFNLGMNLGVAAGAGIADHLHMHVVPRWSGDTNFMSTVAQTRVLPEALEVTYRRLHEAWLALAQKE